A part of Amblyraja radiata isolate CabotCenter1 chromosome 35, sAmbRad1.1.pri, whole genome shotgun sequence genomic DNA contains:
- the LOC116991799 gene encoding ELAV-like protein 2 isoform X6, with protein MTLVQFDRGKKSLQILSTMETQVANGPTSNNTSNGPSLNSTNCSIPMMAGPSDDSKTNLIVNYLPQNMTQEEFKSLFGSIGEIESCKLVRDKITGQSLGYGFVNYVDPNDADKAINTLNGLKLQTKTIKVSYARPSSASIRDANLYVSGLPKTMSQKEMEQLFSQYGRIITSRILVDQVTGVSRGVGFIRFDKRIEAEEAIKGLNGQKPLGATEPITVKFANNPSQKTGQALLSQLYQSSSRRYPGPLHHQAQRFRLDNLLNMAYGVKSPLSLSTRFSPITIEGMTSLAGVNLSGPTGTGWCIFVYNLSPEADESVLWQLFGPFGAVTNVKVIRDFNTNKCKGFGFVTMTNYDEAAMAIASLNGYRLGDRVLQVSFKTSKTHKS; from the exons CAGATACTCAGCACTATGGAAACTCAGGTGGCAAATGGTCCAACAAGCAACAACACATCCAACGGCCCTTCCCTGAACAGTACAAACTGCTCCATACCGATGATGGCCGGGCCTTCTGACGACAGTAAGACCAACCTCATCGTCAACTATCTACCACAGAACATGACGCAGGAAGAGTTCAAGAGCCTGTTTGGCAGCATCGGGGAAATCGAATCGTGCAAACTTGTGCGTGACAAGATCACAG GTCAGAGCTTAGGATACGGTTTTGTGAACTATGTGGATCCAAATGATGCTGACAAAGCCATCAACACTTTAAACGGACTCAAGCTGCAGACTAAAACCATCAAG GTTTCCTACGCCCGTCCCAGCTCTGCCTCCATCAGAgacgcaaacctgtacgtcagtgGCCTCCCGAAAACCATGAGCCAGAAAGAGATGGAGCAACTCTTCTCACAGTACGGCAGAATCATCACCTCCCGCATCCTTGTCGACCAAGTTACAG GAGTCTCCCGAGGAGTGGGTTTTATACGATTCGACAAAAGGATAGAAGCAGAGGAAGCAattaaagggctgaatggccagaaACCCCTTGGAGCAACTGAACCAATCACAGTGAAGTTTGCAAACAACCCGAGCCAAAAGACAGGCCAAGCGTTGCTGTCTCAACTCTACCAGTCGAGCAGCCGGAGATACCCAGGCCCCCTACACCACCAGGCACAGAGGTTCAG GCTGGACAATTTACTGAACATGGCGTACGGCGTGAAGAG tcctctctctctgtctaccaGGTTCTCCCCCATCACCATCGAGGGCATGACCAGCTTGGCGGGCGTCAACTTGTCTGGTCCCACAGGTACCGGCTGGTGCATCTTTGTTTACAACTTGTCTCCGGAGGCAGACGAGAGCGTCCTGTGGCAACTCTTCGGGCCGTTCGGGGCCGTCACCAACGTCAAGGTGATCCGCGACTtcaacaccaacaaatgcaaaggCTTCGGCTTCGTCACCATGACCAACTACGACGAGGCAGCCATGGCCATCGCCAGCCTGAACGGCTACCGCCTGGGCGATCGCGTTCTGCAGGTCTCCTTCAAGACCAGCAAGACACACAAGTCGTGA
- the LOC116991799 gene encoding ELAV-like protein 2 isoform X4 — protein sequence MAHATRMNRCSHIRDDSPLSAYKQILSTMETQVANGPTSNNTSNGPSLNSTNCSIPMMAGPSDDSKTNLIVNYLPQNMTQEEFKSLFGSIGEIESCKLVRDKITGQSLGYGFVNYVDPNDADKAINTLNGLKLQTKTIKVSYARPSSASIRDANLYVSGLPKTMSQKEMEQLFSQYGRIITSRILVDQVTGVSRGVGFIRFDKRIEAEEAIKGLNGQKPLGATEPITVKFANNPSQKTGQALLSQLYQSSSRRYPGPLHHQAQRFRLDNLLNMAYGVKSPLSLSTRFSPITIEGMTSLAGVNLSGPTGTGWCIFVYNLSPEADESVLWQLFGPFGAVTNVKVIRDFNTNKCKGFGFVTMTNYDEAAMAIASLNGYRLGDRVLQVSFKTSKTHKS from the exons CAGATACTCAGCACTATGGAAACTCAGGTGGCAAATGGTCCAACAAGCAACAACACATCCAACGGCCCTTCCCTGAACAGTACAAACTGCTCCATACCGATGATGGCCGGGCCTTCTGACGACAGTAAGACCAACCTCATCGTCAACTATCTACCACAGAACATGACGCAGGAAGAGTTCAAGAGCCTGTTTGGCAGCATCGGGGAAATCGAATCGTGCAAACTTGTGCGTGACAAGATCACAG GTCAGAGCTTAGGATACGGTTTTGTGAACTATGTGGATCCAAATGATGCTGACAAAGCCATCAACACTTTAAACGGACTCAAGCTGCAGACTAAAACCATCAAG GTTTCCTACGCCCGTCCCAGCTCTGCCTCCATCAGAgacgcaaacctgtacgtcagtgGCCTCCCGAAAACCATGAGCCAGAAAGAGATGGAGCAACTCTTCTCACAGTACGGCAGAATCATCACCTCCCGCATCCTTGTCGACCAAGTTACAG GAGTCTCCCGAGGAGTGGGTTTTATACGATTCGACAAAAGGATAGAAGCAGAGGAAGCAattaaagggctgaatggccagaaACCCCTTGGAGCAACTGAACCAATCACAGTGAAGTTTGCAAACAACCCGAGCCAAAAGACAGGCCAAGCGTTGCTGTCTCAACTCTACCAGTCGAGCAGCCGGAGATACCCAGGCCCCCTACACCACCAGGCACAGAGGTTCAG GCTGGACAATTTACTGAACATGGCGTACGGCGTGAAGAG tcctctctctctgtctaccaGGTTCTCCCCCATCACCATCGAGGGCATGACCAGCTTGGCGGGCGTCAACTTGTCTGGTCCCACAGGTACCGGCTGGTGCATCTTTGTTTACAACTTGTCTCCGGAGGCAGACGAGAGCGTCCTGTGGCAACTCTTCGGGCCGTTCGGGGCCGTCACCAACGTCAAGGTGATCCGCGACTtcaacaccaacaaatgcaaaggCTTCGGCTTCGTCACCATGACCAACTACGACGAGGCAGCCATGGCCATCGCCAGCCTGAACGGCTACCGCCTGGGCGATCGCGTTCTGCAGGTCTCCTTCAAGACCAGCAAGACACACAAGTCGTGA
- the LOC116991799 gene encoding ELAV-like protein 2 isoform X5 gives MAHATRMNRCSHIRDDSPLSAYKILSTMETQVANGPTSNNTSNGPSLNSTNCSIPMMAGPSDDSKTNLIVNYLPQNMTQEEFKSLFGSIGEIESCKLVRDKITGQSLGYGFVNYVDPNDADKAINTLNGLKLQTKTIKVSYARPSSASIRDANLYVSGLPKTMSQKEMEQLFSQYGRIITSRILVDQVTGVSRGVGFIRFDKRIEAEEAIKGLNGQKPLGATEPITVKFANNPSQKTGQALLSQLYQSSSRRYPGPLHHQAQRFRLDNLLNMAYGVKSPLSLSTRFSPITIEGMTSLAGVNLSGPTGTGWCIFVYNLSPEADESVLWQLFGPFGAVTNVKVIRDFNTNKCKGFGFVTMTNYDEAAMAIASLNGYRLGDRVLQVSFKTSKTHKS, from the exons ATACTCAGCACTATGGAAACTCAGGTGGCAAATGGTCCAACAAGCAACAACACATCCAACGGCCCTTCCCTGAACAGTACAAACTGCTCCATACCGATGATGGCCGGGCCTTCTGACGACAGTAAGACCAACCTCATCGTCAACTATCTACCACAGAACATGACGCAGGAAGAGTTCAAGAGCCTGTTTGGCAGCATCGGGGAAATCGAATCGTGCAAACTTGTGCGTGACAAGATCACAG GTCAGAGCTTAGGATACGGTTTTGTGAACTATGTGGATCCAAATGATGCTGACAAAGCCATCAACACTTTAAACGGACTCAAGCTGCAGACTAAAACCATCAAG GTTTCCTACGCCCGTCCCAGCTCTGCCTCCATCAGAgacgcaaacctgtacgtcagtgGCCTCCCGAAAACCATGAGCCAGAAAGAGATGGAGCAACTCTTCTCACAGTACGGCAGAATCATCACCTCCCGCATCCTTGTCGACCAAGTTACAG GAGTCTCCCGAGGAGTGGGTTTTATACGATTCGACAAAAGGATAGAAGCAGAGGAAGCAattaaagggctgaatggccagaaACCCCTTGGAGCAACTGAACCAATCACAGTGAAGTTTGCAAACAACCCGAGCCAAAAGACAGGCCAAGCGTTGCTGTCTCAACTCTACCAGTCGAGCAGCCGGAGATACCCAGGCCCCCTACACCACCAGGCACAGAGGTTCAG GCTGGACAATTTACTGAACATGGCGTACGGCGTGAAGAG tcctctctctctgtctaccaGGTTCTCCCCCATCACCATCGAGGGCATGACCAGCTTGGCGGGCGTCAACTTGTCTGGTCCCACAGGTACCGGCTGGTGCATCTTTGTTTACAACTTGTCTCCGGAGGCAGACGAGAGCGTCCTGTGGCAACTCTTCGGGCCGTTCGGGGCCGTCACCAACGTCAAGGTGATCCGCGACTtcaacaccaacaaatgcaaaggCTTCGGCTTCGTCACCATGACCAACTACGACGAGGCAGCCATGGCCATCGCCAGCCTGAACGGCTACCGCCTGGGCGATCGCGTTCTGCAGGTCTCCTTCAAGACCAGCAAGACACACAAGTCGTGA
- the LOC116991799 gene encoding ELAV-like protein 2 isoform X7, with protein sequence MTLVQFDRGKKSLILSTMETQVANGPTSNNTSNGPSLNSTNCSIPMMAGPSDDSKTNLIVNYLPQNMTQEEFKSLFGSIGEIESCKLVRDKITGQSLGYGFVNYVDPNDADKAINTLNGLKLQTKTIKVSYARPSSASIRDANLYVSGLPKTMSQKEMEQLFSQYGRIITSRILVDQVTGVSRGVGFIRFDKRIEAEEAIKGLNGQKPLGATEPITVKFANNPSQKTGQALLSQLYQSSSRRYPGPLHHQAQRFRLDNLLNMAYGVKSPLSLSTRFSPITIEGMTSLAGVNLSGPTGTGWCIFVYNLSPEADESVLWQLFGPFGAVTNVKVIRDFNTNKCKGFGFVTMTNYDEAAMAIASLNGYRLGDRVLQVSFKTSKTHKS encoded by the exons ATACTCAGCACTATGGAAACTCAGGTGGCAAATGGTCCAACAAGCAACAACACATCCAACGGCCCTTCCCTGAACAGTACAAACTGCTCCATACCGATGATGGCCGGGCCTTCTGACGACAGTAAGACCAACCTCATCGTCAACTATCTACCACAGAACATGACGCAGGAAGAGTTCAAGAGCCTGTTTGGCAGCATCGGGGAAATCGAATCGTGCAAACTTGTGCGTGACAAGATCACAG GTCAGAGCTTAGGATACGGTTTTGTGAACTATGTGGATCCAAATGATGCTGACAAAGCCATCAACACTTTAAACGGACTCAAGCTGCAGACTAAAACCATCAAG GTTTCCTACGCCCGTCCCAGCTCTGCCTCCATCAGAgacgcaaacctgtacgtcagtgGCCTCCCGAAAACCATGAGCCAGAAAGAGATGGAGCAACTCTTCTCACAGTACGGCAGAATCATCACCTCCCGCATCCTTGTCGACCAAGTTACAG GAGTCTCCCGAGGAGTGGGTTTTATACGATTCGACAAAAGGATAGAAGCAGAGGAAGCAattaaagggctgaatggccagaaACCCCTTGGAGCAACTGAACCAATCACAGTGAAGTTTGCAAACAACCCGAGCCAAAAGACAGGCCAAGCGTTGCTGTCTCAACTCTACCAGTCGAGCAGCCGGAGATACCCAGGCCCCCTACACCACCAGGCACAGAGGTTCAG GCTGGACAATTTACTGAACATGGCGTACGGCGTGAAGAG tcctctctctctgtctaccaGGTTCTCCCCCATCACCATCGAGGGCATGACCAGCTTGGCGGGCGTCAACTTGTCTGGTCCCACAGGTACCGGCTGGTGCATCTTTGTTTACAACTTGTCTCCGGAGGCAGACGAGAGCGTCCTGTGGCAACTCTTCGGGCCGTTCGGGGCCGTCACCAACGTCAAGGTGATCCGCGACTtcaacaccaacaaatgcaaaggCTTCGGCTTCGTCACCATGACCAACTACGACGAGGCAGCCATGGCCATCGCCAGCCTGAACGGCTACCGCCTGGGCGATCGCGTTCTGCAGGTCTCCTTCAAGACCAGCAAGACACACAAGTCGTGA